A genome region from Natronobeatus ordinarius includes the following:
- a CDS encoding NuoI/complex I 23 kDa subunit family protein, protein MIGLLKSMATTMKHALDGETFTVSYPEEAPEISPRFRGIHKFSQERCIWCRQCENVCPNDTIQIVMDDQRNGEQYNLHVGQCIYCRLCEEVCPVDAILLTQNFEFTGDTKHDLVYNKEQLKAVPWYKDIDPLESREPDRGAWVGEGDGEVDYQ, encoded by the coding sequence ATGATCGGACTACTCAAATCGATGGCAACGACGATGAAACACGCGCTGGACGGGGAGACGTTCACCGTCTCCTACCCCGAGGAGGCGCCGGAGATCTCGCCACGGTTCCGGGGGATCCACAAGTTCAGCCAGGAACGGTGCATCTGGTGTCGCCAGTGTGAGAACGTCTGTCCAAACGACACGATCCAGATCGTGATGGACGACCAGCGCAACGGCGAGCAGTACAACCTCCACGTCGGTCAGTGCATCTACTGCCGGCTCTGTGAGGAGGTCTGCCCCGTCGACGCCATCTTGCTCACCCAGAACTTCGAGTTCACGGGCGACACCAAACACGACCTCGTCTACAACAAAGAGCAGCTGAAAGCCGTCCCGTGGTACAAGGACATCGACCCGCTCGAGTCACGCGAACCCGACCGGGGGGCGTGGGTCGGCGAGGGCGACGGCGAGGTCGACTACCAGTAA
- a CDS encoding NADH-quinone oxidoreductase subunit J, which produces MTYELIAFALFAAVTLGSAIGVVLLQDPWHSALLLGVALMSVAVHYVMLAAEFVAMMQILVYVGGVLILITFAVMLTQPETADEVVQT; this is translated from the coding sequence ATGACATACGAGTTGATCGCGTTCGCGCTGTTCGCGGCGGTCACGCTGGGTAGCGCGATCGGCGTCGTCCTCTTACAGGACCCCTGGCACTCGGCACTGCTGCTGGGTGTGGCGCTGATGAGCGTCGCGGTCCACTACGTGATGCTGGCGGCCGAGTTCGTCGCCATGATGCAGATTCTCGTCTACGTGGGCGGGGTACTCATTCTCATCACGTTCGCCGTGATGCTCACGCAACCGGAGACAGCAGACGAGGTGGTACAGACATGA
- the nuoK gene encoding NADH-quinone oxidoreductase subunit NuoK, whose amino-acid sequence MSVPVEYYVLLSMALFCIGLFGVLTRRNALLFLMSVELMLNAANINLIAFAFYHGNLTGQVFALFAMALAAAEVAVGLGIILVLYRNFRDVDVTVPSAMRW is encoded by the coding sequence GTGAGCGTCCCGGTCGAGTACTACGTCCTGCTGTCGATGGCCCTGTTCTGTATCGGGCTGTTCGGCGTCCTGACGCGTCGAAACGCGCTGCTGTTCCTGATGTCCGTCGAACTCATGCTGAACGCGGCGAACATCAACCTGATCGCCTTCGCGTTCTACCACGGCAACCTCACGGGGCAGGTGTTCGCGCTCTTCGCGATGGCGCTCGCCGCCGCGGAGGTCGCCGTCGGACTCGGGATCATCCTGGTGCTGTACCGCAACTTCCGTGACGTCGACGTCACGGTACCGTCGGCGATGAGGTGGTAA